The Lates calcarifer isolate ASB-BC8 linkage group LG19, TLL_Latcal_v3, whole genome shotgun sequence genomic interval AAGTTTTATACCTGTACTTTAATGTGCTGTGTCATAAATagtttcttttaaaaactgcagGCTTGTTAAATATTTTGACCCCTTTGTAATTCACTTTTTAATATTGTGCAAGGATCGAGCAGTAGCTTCAGTATTCCCCTATTTTATTTGTCCCGCTGTTGAAACTCAAAGAGAATGTTAGTGTTGGTTATTTGTCATGTATTTTTCCTGTGTGGTTGATCCCTGTATGAAACAACATGGTGCCTTTTGAGATTTTGTGCCTAACCGTTCCAACCTATTTCTGTGCAAAAAGACAGGAAATTTTTCAGTAGATGAACATGAATTTGGACAATCCTGAATTTAATTACAAAAAAGGTGCTTAAATGTTATTATTCCACTGTTCCCTGATGTGTCACATGTTAAaattgtaaaaatatatatttaagtaTAGGTCAGAAAAAAGAAGCATACTGTTTAGCTAACATAGGCTCTACTGGATGGATGTGAACTGTTACATAATGAGCAGATGTTCTGTGTCGTGTAGTCTCATGATGTGTATATTCTTAATGTTGTTACTTATAAATATTCACTTCTAAGtcccttttttaaaagtttcttgCTTACATAATCTATGCACatctcaaaataaaaatctttattgtgcattttaaacattaatatgTGATCTTGTATTGGACATACCTGGCAAATACAAATTGCAGCTGCTTCTTTGTCTCACAGCAGGAATGCAGTCCAGTGTTGGGCTCTCTACAACATGTCCAGTGCAGAATATTTTTCCTTAACAAAATGCCCAATAACGATCTCTTCACTGGTCACAGAGGAGGCTGCTCTCTGGGCTCTTGGCATCCACGTCTCCCCAGTAGGGCAGGATGAAGGGCAGGTCGGCCACTCGGCTCTCTAGCAGCCTCCACAGGTGTTCAGCCACAAACTGGTTTCCCTTCTCTGAGAGATGCAGTCCATCGGACAGGTAGGCTGTGTAGTCCTGTGGGATTAGAAGGCAAAGAAGATCTCGCATCTGGAGGATAGAggagcagcaacaacaaatgCTTTACTATATACTGCACTATACTCACCTGTCCATCTTTCTGCATTAGTGTCCAGAGGTCCAGGACGTCTGCACCGCACTGacctgcagcctggacacacGCCTGGGCATACTGCCCCGCTACAGAGTAGTGGCGATTGAGAGTAGTTCCTGGAAGAGACGCAAAGAGCTGTTCATGATCTTTGTAGGCATGGAGTCTGAAAACTCTGTGTGACAATGTAAGAActagagagaagaagaaattgACCACAAGTTCTACCTTTCAAAATGCACTCCTTCTCCCAGGCTGGCTCATGAATAGGCGGAGGCGCAATGAAGATAACTTTGTCTGCTGACACTCCAATTGAAGCCAGGAGCCTGGTTATCTCCTTCAGGTTCTCTGAATACTCCTGCAGAGGGACGTGCTGCTGGGGGTTTTTATCTCCATGATGGAAGGACGCAAAATAATACAGACACAATAGACAGAAATGATAAATTATCACTGACTGTATTATTATGTGATATAATAAGTCATTCTGGCAACCTCAAGATGCACAATTTCTAATTTACTACATCttttaaaatgcaattaaattGGTACTCCAGCAACTTAATATTGCACTTCCATCAAGCTGAGGGACTTAGAAGTGCAACATGTACAAGAGAATGGTCACAATCATCATGGCATTAGTACCCCCCTACCTAGTAAACAACCACCACCTTCTGAACTTCATATCCAAAAACTGTGTCTCAGTTCCATACTCCACTCAATGCTAAGCAGGTTTTGGGTATTATTTTGATCAGACTGAAAAAAGTGGCAGGAATACTTGGAAAATTCACCATGCATACTAAAAAATGGCAATTTTTTGGGGCATGCTATTCAAGCACATCCATTTTTGATACACAAAGGAAATAAAGCTAGTACTTACACCAGAAAACAATAATTCAAAAAAAATTGCAGATGGTGGTGAGACAGCTCCTCAATGATCAGTGGTGTTACAACATCATAGTTAAACTGACAACAGTGCACATCATACTAAATATACTAACTGCAGAAAAAGTATACTTTACAGATTAGCATGTCGTGTAAGATTACAGTGTAGTATAGAATGGGGACATGTTTTCTGGTGCCAATTAACTGTTTACTTACTCTCTATCATACTCCCAGTGAGAAGTAAACTAATATTCATGTGCAAAATCTGTGGACTGCCCCTTTAGAAAAAAACGTATAGAGATTTATGCTTCTAGAAATCTTGcagcaaaaatatttaacataaataaactTGTTATATTGCGCTGTGAGTGAGACTGTACCTTCCAGTGCACAGTCGTTGGCTCCAAAGAAGACAGTGACTGCAGCTATGTTGTTGCCTGATGAGTTCTGGCTGCTGATGAGGCGAGGAAGAACAATCTTAGCCCATCTGGAGTTGTAGCCGGACAATCCTCTGTTTACAACGTCACACTTCCTGCAGGAAAatacacactgtcacaatcaGATATTCGACACAGGAAGATTAGTTTGGTTGCTTACCTGACTTGCatgcaaaatacaaaatcacAGAAGAGCTAcgataacaacaacaaaacggAAACCAATATACGGGAACTACTTACCTTGCTAATTTGTTGGCAATTTCTGCTCCCCACC includes:
- the iah1 gene encoding isoamyl acetate-hydrolyzing esterase 1 homolog, whose product is MSKFKTVVWPKVILFGDSITQFSFQANGWGAEIANKLARKCDVVNRGLSGYNSRWAKIVLPRLISSQNSSGNNIAAVTVFFGANDCALEDKNPQQHVPLQEYSENLKEITRLLASIGVSADKVIFIAPPPIHEPAWEKECILKGTTLNRHYSVAGQYAQACVQAAGQCGADVLDLWTLMQKDGQDYTAYLSDGLHLSEKGNQFVAEHLWRLLESRVADLPFILPYWGDVDAKSPESSLLCDQ